In bacterium, the DNA window TATCAAATCACTGTGTAGAAGAGAAATTACTTCCCTGATAATAACGTTGATATTTAATATCTTAAATTCGGGATCAGACTTTCTCAACAGCGCCCGAAGCCTGTTGATTACTTCGCTGGCCCGTTTGTCGTCTTCGATAATATCGGAAAGTATTTCCCTGAATTCATCAAGGTCGGGGTTTTCCCTTAACAGGAACCGCCGCGCCGCCTGGGCGTTGCTCATAATCGCCATAAGCGGCTGATTAAGTTCATGCGCTAACGCCGCGGTAAGCTCTCCCATCGTAGTTACCCGCGAAATATGCGTTAGTTCATCCTGGAGTTTACGAACACTTTCTTCTTTACTCCTGAATTCGGTGATATCCTGAACAGTCCCGACGCCGGTAACGGCTTCCCCTTCCTCATTAAGCTCTATCTCAGCCTTTGCCACAACCCACTTTATTCCGCCGTTGACCACTATCCTATGCTCAATATCACAGGATTTTTTCTTCTCAAGAGCGTCTTTCCAAATTCTATCTACATATTCCCGGTCATCGGCATGGACAATCTCAAGAAATTTCTCATAATTAACCGTTGTCCCTGAATCCAAACCGAATATACGGTATGTCTCATCCGACCATTTGAATATATTGTTCGCTATATCAAGGTTCCAGCTCCCGATATGAGCGACTCCCTGGGCTCTTTCAAACTCATCCTTGATAATTCTCAAGACCTTATTCGCTTCTTCAAGTTCCCGCGTGCGCTTTCGCACGCGTTTTTCCATTTCATCACGCGATTCTTTAAGAAGTTTCTGGATCTGCTTTTGCCGGGTAATGTCGATACCGTATAAATTGATGTAGCCCTGTTTCGTGATAGGCGCGAAAGAAAAATTAAAAACCTTTTCTCCCGCTTTTATTTCAGTTTCTTCTATCTTGCCCGCGATAAAAACTTTTTTAATCACATCAGAAAGATTATCAGGCAGAATCCCCCCGATTTTGGTTTTCCACTCTTCCAGCAGCGGCGCGCTTGCGTTGTTGGCAAAAATAACCCTGCAATCCTTATCAACCCGCAGCACAGGGGATGGATTTTCCTCGGGAAAACGGGAAAGTTTTTCGATATCCGCCGCCGCCTCTTTTCGCGCGGTAATATCCTGTGTCGTGCCGAAACCTCCGAGAAGTTTGCCTTTTTTATCAAATTCAAGCTCCGCCTGTTCTCTCACCCATTTTATCTTTCCGTTCACTATAATGCGGTGTTCGATGTCATAAGGCTCGCCGCGCATGGCCGCGTTCCATTTCGTATCAACGTATTTGCGGTCATCAGGATAAACGGCGGAAAGAAAAGTTTCATAGGTCATTGTTTTATCTTTCTTTACGCCGAAGATACGGTGATTTTCTTCCGACCAGGTAAGTTCATTTTTATGGACATCAAGCCGCCAGCTTCCGAGATGAGCTACCGACTGCGCGTGTCTCAGGTCTCCCTCTCTTTCCTGCAGATCCGCAGTCTTCTCTTTGACCAATTCTTCCAGATGTTTTTTATGCTTATTCAACTCCGTCTCGGCGCGCTTGCGCTCGGTGATGTCAATGCCCATCTCAAGGATCATTGTGGAACCGTTCGCCTCAGGAAACGGATAATCGTAAATATCATAAACACGCCCGTCCGGCCCGTTCCACTCCCAGCGGTGCGGAGCGTTTGTCTTCAGAACTTTGTAAGTTTCGCACTCGTCACAGGGTTCTTTTTTGTTGAAGAGAAACTCGTAACAACGCTTTCCGTACGATTCGCCGAACCGTTCGCGGAAGATTTTGTTGGCAAAAGGCACGCGGTAATCCTTATCAAGCAGGACAACATAGGCGGGCAGAGCTTCAAGAACGCTGTAAAGGCGCTGGCGTTCCATTACAAGCTCTTTTGTCCTTTTCTTTACTATATCTTCAGGTCTATTTTTCATGTTTGTCTCTGCCGCCTGTCTCATTAAAGTTGTAGCATTATATGACAACTAACAACATCATACCGGCATATGGATAAGATAAAGAAGAAATATCATTCAGCCCCCCAGCCTAATTAACAGGTAAATATTTTAACACAGGATATCAGGTGTTACAACGGAAAGGAGCGCGGAGATTTAAACTGAAAAATATCCGCGGCAATACGGCGCGGTCGAAAACGTCTTGACATAATCAAAGAATGCTTCCAATATATGATTTAAAGGCTGTATTTATAGGGGGTATGCGCCTTGGCTGAAAAACAAAAAGTTTTTTCCTTCTCTAAATTCCTATTTTTCGCCGCGATTATTCTTATCCTTGTTATTTCCATTATCATCATAAAAGCGCCCGCAATTTTATCCTCCGGCAAAGGCAAAGATTTTCTGCTGGGCGCTATCAACAGAAAAATCCCGGGCTCCATCAACATTGAATCGCTGAACCTAAGCTGGAAAAGCGGTCTGGAAATAACAGGCTTCTCCCTGAAAGACGGGGAAACCTCGATTGTATTCGGCAGTTTAAAAACAGAGTTATCCCTCCTGGATTTAATATCCGTAAAAAAATTAGACTTCGGAAAAACACAGATGCGGGACATCTACGTAAAAATATATTTAGACGGCATAAAAGAACTTCCGGGAAAAGAAGTTACAGCGGTAAAAAGCCATGAGCAGGAAAAAGTTTCAGGACAATTCATAATCCTGCCCCGGTCTTTTTCAGGCGAGATAGAAATTGAAAATGCCAACATAATGATATCAGGGCCGGATATTAAACCGGCGCGTTTCACGGAAATCAGCGTGAAACTCTTTTCAAAACCGGGCCGGAAGATCTTCAGTTTTTCAACCAGAGGAAAAGCGTCACAGGATAAATTATCCGGTTTCTTCGATGTAAAAGGGAGGCTGGAAAATCTTAAAGATATCATGGATTTCGACCTTTCAAGCGCAAAAGCGGAAATTAACGCCACTTTAAAGTCCGTACCTACCGAAGGCATAGATTTCCTGCTTAAAACCGACGGCTTATTCGAAGCCGCTTTCGGCAGCAACCTGAATCTTGAAACATCCGTATTAACCGGCGCGGGAACAGCAAATGTTTCTTTTAAGGCCGATTCCCCTGATTTTTCGGCTGATTTCACTATGGAGCTAACAGATGAAAGTATCAGATTATTAAAAGAAGCAAATATAAAATGCTCCGTATCCCCGGTTCTTTTCAAAAAAATCGTCAAGACCGCTCCGTTCCGGCTGAAAAACAAAACCGGAGTGGAAGCAACCATAACTAAACTGGAAGTCCCTCTTCGGGGGCGCGCCGGAAATCCCCTGTCAATCCTTTATGCCGCAAAACTAAACGCTGAAATCCGCGCTTCAAAACTGTCTTTAGCCGGCGTAAACGATAAATACACCCTGACCCTGGACCCTTTAAGACTTGCCGTATCAGGCGAACAATTGGGCAAAAAAACAATTATAAAAGCAGACTGCCGCCTTTCAGGACCCGGTTCGCTGGATAAAGGGGAAATATCATTTGACGGCGTCGCAAACAATATTCTGAAACCGGAAGGCCTGTTTAACAAAGAAGGTTTTTCGATAAAATTCAACTCAGGCATCGACGGGGTATCCGTAAAAGAATTAGACCGGCTCTTTGACACAGACCGGTTTCTTGCCACAGTCATGGGAGAGACTTTAAATATAAAAGCATCGGCGGAACTGCAGGATATGAAAGGCCCCGTTAATCTCAGTATTGAAGGCCTTAACGCGAATGCCGTGATACCGGCATACCTTAATGAAGGATATCTTTCGCTTCATGACAACATACGGGCAGAAATAAAAGTTACACCCGATTTAGGAAGGATAATCTTAAAAAATATCAATCCTCTGCTTATAACCGCTGTCAGCGCGAAAAAGCCTATCTCCGTTAATATCAGCCGGGATGAGTTTTATCTTCCTCTGAAAAACTTTTCAATCAGTAACGTCACTGTGAAAGAAGCCGTTGTCGAGCTCGGCGAAATAACGCTTGATAACGGAGGCATACTGAGCCCGCTTGTGGCATTTTTGAAATCCACTTCCGGGCAGGCTATGACCGCGAGCTTTACGCCTTTAAGGGCAAGCCTCCGTAAAGGAACAGCGCGGTATTCCAGGATGGATACAATCCTCGCGAACAGTTTTCATACTGTTACATGGGGAACAATTGATATCTCAAATGATAAACTCGATATAATACTCGGGCTTCCGTCAGATACTCTCGATAAAGTCTTTGACCTGGAAGACCTGCCCGAAGATTATATCCTGGAAATCCCTATCCGCGGCTCAACCGCAAACCCGAAAGTCGACTGGTCGAAAGCCGCGGCAAAAATCGGCACTCTTTTCCTGAAAAAGAAAATAGACGAAGAGGTCCCCGGATTAGGCACAGCGATAGACGGGCTCTTTAATAAATCCGGCAAAGATGACAACTCTGAAGACAATTCCCCCGGCTCCATACTTATAGATTCACTCAATAAATGGCTTGAGAATCAGGATTAAGTAGTTAGTAAAATAGGTGTTTGCAGTTTAGCCACGTTGTGTTATATGACGTGTTGTACATAACCACGTCACGATAACACTCACGTGGTCCCCATTTAAACGATATGTTGTTTGCTTTTCTATCTGTGTGTATCTGTGTTATCTGTGGTTACTATTATTTTTTAACTATCTATATGTTTTTGCTTTTCTATCTGTGTGTATCTGTGTTATCTGTGGTTACTATTATTTTTTAACTATCTATATGTTTTTGCTTTTCTATCTGTGTGTATCTGTGTTATCTGTGGTTACTATTATTTTTTATTTTTTCATATTTAGTATTTACGTCTTTCGTCCTATGTTTTAATCGTCCCACGTCCTACGTCCTACGTCCTTCGTTAAAAGGCATCCCGCATTTCATAGACTGGTGCATACGAAGTTTCTTCGCGTTATCTTTGAATTCCTCAAATTTAGCTTTCTGCTCATCGGTCAGGATACTTTCTATCTGGCTATCCGTTTTATCTTTGACAGCGTCTAATTTGCCTTTGAATTCTTCCCTGGCAGTTTCTATTTCTCCCTTATTGGCCTCAAAAATAGCTTTTACCTGTTTTTTCTGTTCATCTGTAAGGTCGCACTTCTTCGCCATTATATTTAAAAACATCTTGCCCATTTTTTCGCGCCTTTCTTCCCTGTCTCCGGGCTCCATATCGCCGCGGCGCATCTCGCCCATCATTTCTCCGGGGCCTCTGTGACGGTTTCCCCGGCTTTCATAATCGGGGCGGCCTTCTCTTTGAGCCGACATGTTTTTCAACATCATAAGTTTCTGGAATTCGCTGTGTCTCGCGGAACTCTGGATACCTCCGGCAACCAGATATCCGCCTATCCCGCCCACCAGGAGGGTCAGAATCATAAGAGCAACCAGAATAATTTTTGAGTTTTCCATATTTTTCTCCTTAGTTAAGGGTTAACCTGAATACATCATATTCAGACAGGTTTTCGGTTTCCAAAACAATTTTTTCGTTGGAAGTATAGTTGCCGGCCAGCAGGACTTCTTCCAGCGAAACGGCTCTTTCCTCAAAAAGGCCTGAAAAAGAAATAAGGCCTAAGATCAATAAAACCATAGCCGCGGCGGGAACCAGCTTCAAAGCCAGCGGCCTGACATTAAATATCCAGCCTGAAGTAAAACGGTTTTCTATTTTTTCCATTATCTGAGAGGTAAACTCATCTCCTGCTTTAAGAGGCGCGCCGCTTTTTAAAGAACCTTTAACCGTTTTCAGGATTTCGATTCGCTTTTTGCACTGAGGGCACCCGCAAATATGGGCTGACATTTCTTTTTCCGCAGAAACTTCCAGTTCCCCGTCAAAATATCTGTCAATCAGTCCGGAATATTTGCATTTCATTCTTATTATCCCTTTATATAATCTTTTAAAATCTCTTTTAACCTTGCTCTCGCCCTTGACAATCTCGACTCCACCGTACCCACCGGACGCTTAATAACATCCGATATTTCCCTGTATGAAAGCTCCTCGTAATCCCTTAAAACCACAACCGTCTTAAGCTTCAGGGGCAGCCTTTCCACCGCATCATTTATAATATCCCTTAATTCCGCCTTTTCGGCTGTATCTTCCCGGCTCGCGATTACATTTTCATTCAGGAACACGGTCTTTAACTTATTCTTCCTTATGTGATTGCAGGCCGTATTATAGGTAATCCGGTAAAGCCAGGTCATAAATGAAGCTTCTTTTTTAAAAGAACCGAGTTTCACATAAGCCTTGATAAAACTTTCCTGGGCTACATCCTGAGCCGCCTCATAGTTATCCAAAAGCTTATAAGCTATGTTCAGCACCTTATTTTTATGTAAATCTACGAGCCGGCCAAAAGCTGCCTTGTTCCCCTCTTGCGCCTGCTCAAGCAGCTGCTTCTCTTCCGTCATCTGAGGAAATTTCCTTTTTCAACCAGTTAGACACCGACCTGCTTATTTTATTCCCTTTTATTTTAACTTTTAATCCTTACCATTTCCAGCCGGCTCCGATCGAGATTTGTTTTTCTCCTTTTGATACGGCGCCCCGCAGAAAAAGCTCGCCCCGGTCTTTCAATATTTTCCTTGAAAGTTTGACATCCATTCCCAGGTCTTTCCCCTGTTCATTTTTCAGTTTAAACTCAAGATTGCCGTTTTTGCCCAGTTTACAGCTTGCCCCGAAAACAATCCGCCTGAGCTCTCCCTTTTCATACGGCATTTCAAAGAGAACACCCAACTTTTCATTTACCTTCCACTGCCCGAAAAGAGTTATCCTCTCTCTGGAAGGGACACCACCTATGCCTATCTTATACTCAAGGCCCCTCGCAAGAGGTTTCCCCAACCCCACCTCAAAATCAAACTGTGAACCTATCCTCTTATTTAAAACGTATAAAAGCCTGTGCTTTTGTGTAATATCCCAATGCCCTTTAAAGGTTACAGTCTTTGTTTCTTTTGTTTTCGTTTTTAAGTGAACCTTCTCGTAAGTATATACAACCCGGTTATCTTTATTGATAATCCAGCCGCCTTTAAAAGTTAATGCGCCGCTTTCGCCCTTTTTACTTTTCAGATTGAACGTCAGGCGGTTATATTTATCGGCCTGCCAGCTTCCTTCCAGGTTTAAAACATATTCCCTCGGCCGGCCCGACATATTCTTCCCCGCGGCGGAAAAAGCGAGTTTATTCGCTTTCGCGTCTTTTATCTCGCCTTTTATCGTAAGTTCATCTCCGGCGCTCCGGCCGTGTTTTTCATCGAGGGTAAGGACGAGGTCGTGATTTTCGTCCAGAGACCAGTTCCCCGAAAGCCTGATATGCCGGGGGATGGAAGAGTCCTGCGGTTTTTTCGCGTGGTAGATAAAAGTGTTTTTCCTGTCTATCTCGATTCTGCCGTCGATAATTTCCCGGTATTTGGGAACATTTGATTTTTTCCCAGTCCTTGTGTAGACAAGTTTGTTGTTCGGGTCGATCTCATATGTTATTTTTTCGCTTTTTCTCATTCTGCCGTCTCCGTGAATATATGGATGAAAGTAAAATTGGCTTAGATATTTTAATATTTTAACATGAAAAAAAAGCGGTTACAACGGGAAGGGAAGGAATGACCGGTCAAACAGATATGTTCGCTTTTATCTCGGCTGCGCGCCGCGGCTTGCCCTTTTGCGGTCTATTTCCGTTAAATGCATTTTCCTGAGCCTTACATGCTTGGGAGTTATCTCAACCAACTCGTCATCTTCTATAAACTCAAGGGCAAACTCTAACGTCATCTGACGCGGAGTTATAAGCGTAAGCGCGTCATCGCTTCCTGCCGCGCGCATATTCGTTAATTTCTTTCCGCGCTGGGCGTTTACGACGATATCCGTCCCTTTGTTGTTTACACCGATTATCATCCCCTCATACAACTTTTCCCCCGGATTAATAAAAATTTCCCCGCGGGGCTGCAGATTAAAAAGCGCGTACGCCACCGCATCGCCGGCTGCCTGTGAAACAAGAACACCGCTTTGACGTTTTGGAATATCCCCTTTGTAAGTCTGGTATTCAAGAAAATTCTGGTACATCATGCCGTTACCCCGGGTCATCATAAGAAACTCGCCTCTGAACCCGATTAATGCCCTCGAGGCAACAATAAATTCCATGCGGTTAGTGCCTGAAGATGTTGTTTTTATACTGCGCATCTGGGCCTTGCGGGCTCCAAGCGCCTGCATGACAACACCCTGATATTCGCTTTCCACCTCGATTACAACTTCTTCAACAGGCTCGAGCGTTTGCCCGCCCATTTTCTTCAAAATAACCTGCGGCTTGGAAACTTCCATCTCATATCCTTCGCGGCGCATTGTCTCGATAAGAATGGCAAGATGCAGTTCACCGCGGCCGGAAACCTTCAGCCGCTCGGTTCCCGCGACTTCCTCGACTTTAATGCCGACATTTATCATAGCCTCATGTTTAAGGCGTTCCCGGATATGGCGCGACGTTAAAAATCTGCCGCCGTCCCGGCCTGTAAAAGGGCTCGTATTATGGGAAAAATTCATGGAAATTGTAGGCTCATCTATCTTGATGGCAGGCAATCCTTTCGGATTATCAATACACGCAAGCGTCTCGCCGACTTCCACCCCTTCTATTCCCGCAATCAATATAATATCCCCGGCTACAGCCTCATTTGCGTCAATGCGGACCAGTCCGCGATACTTCATGATCTTAGTTACCTTGCTTTTAGCGATGGTTCCGTCACGCTTCACAAGCGCCACGGGGTCCCCGACACGGATAGACCCGTGAAAAACACGCCCTATGGCGATTCGCCCGACATAAGAATCATAATCAAGCATTGTAACCAGCATCTGGAAAGGCAGTTCAGGGTCAGCTATCGGCGGCAATACCCTGTGCAGGATAGTTTCTAAAAGAGGTTTTATGGAATCTTTCGGTTCGTCAAGGTCGAGAGTCGCGTAACCTTCCTTTCCCGAAGCGTAAACAATCGGAAAATCAAGCTGTTCTTCGGAAGCGTTCAGCTCGCAGAAAAGGTCAAATGTCATATCCGCCACTTCATTCGGGCGGGCATGCGCGGAATCAAGCTTATTTATCACAAGTATCGGTTTTAAATGCAGTTCAAGCGACTTCTTCAAAACAAATTTAGTCTGCGGCATAGGCCCTTCAAAAGCGTCAACAAGAAGCAACACGCCGTCAACCATCTTAAGGATACGTTCGACCTCGCTGCCGAAATCAGCGTGCCCGGGCGTATCAACAAGATTAAACTGCACCCCTTTATACTGGAGAGAAGCGTTTTTAGAAAGAATCGTAATCCCTCTTTCCCTTTCAAGAGGATTCGAATCCATTATGGTAGTCTCGCCGGCTTTAAACTCATAAGCGCCTGTATATTTGAGAAGAGCATCCACAAGCGTGGTCTTCCCGTGGTCAACATGCGCTATAATCGCGACATTCCTTACATCTTTTCTTCTTTTCTGGTTCGGCATATTTTTCAGTTTCTCCTGTCCGCGTTACTGTTCCGCATAAAAAAGGCCCGGCTGTTTTGCAACCGGGCCCTATATGTATCAAGGTTATACCTTTACTACATTTGCGGCTTGAGGACCTTTAGGACCGTCTTCAACTTCGAACTCGACTGCCTGTCCTTCGCTTAAGCTCTTAAATCCGTCACCACGGATTACACTGTGATGTACGAAACAATCTTTACTTCCGTCATCCGGCGTTATAAAGCCATAGCCTTTTTGATCACTAAACCATTTAACTTTACCTGTTACCATTACTTACCACCTCACCTTCTTATTAGATTTTAGTAAATAACGGCTGAAACAAAAAAAACCACAAGGCGAACTTTATTTTACCTTGCGGTCCAAATACTTCCATTCCTTTATTTACTACTTGGGTCAGAGTGTACCCTACCCCCGCGCATTTGTCAAGTACATTCTGAAAAACAAAAAACTTTAAGAACTTTTTTATGCTTTTTAGGATTTTGTGCTTTATGTCCCTCGTCTTACGTTTACGCGTCCTTCGTTTTTCGTTCTACATAAACGGTGTTTCGGTTATTGAATGATTTACTTACCGGGCAGAATATGATATAAGAATAAGACATATTTTCGGAAGAAGAAAACGAGGAATAAAAATATTATGACAAAAAACGCAGGAACAAATGTTTCTTTTGACGGGCTGGGCATCGCCCCGAAAACACTCGAAGCGCTGGACCGGTTGAAGTTTACCCATCCTACACCCATCCAGTATAAAGCTATCCCCGTTGCCATAAACGGCACAGATATCATCGGGGTGGCCCAAACCGGCACAGGCAAAACACTGGCTTTCGTAATCCCCGTCGTCCAGCGTCTTTCCCGCAGCAAGGGTAAGTGCCTGGTGCTCGTTCCCACAAGGGAATTAGCCATGCAGGTAAACGAGACTTTCCGGAAGATAGCTCCCTTATTCGGCATAAAGACCACCGTCATTATCGGAGGAGTCCCGATACGCGCCCAGCTGAATGAACTCAGGAATAACCCGCGCGTCATTATTGCCACGCCCGGGCGGCTTGTCGACCATATGAAACAGAAGACAATACGTCTCAATGACGTTGAAATCCTTATTCTGGATGAAGCCGACAGGATGCTGGATATGGGTTTCAGGCCGGATATAGAACGCATTCTCAGGTTCGTCCCGCAAAACAGGCAGACTATGCTTTTTTCAGCGACGATACCCGAAGAAGTCGTGTCGATAGGGACAGCTCATATGAAACTGCCCATCCATATCGAGGTCGCGCCGTCGGGAACCACCGCGGAACGCATTATTCAGGAGTTATTCATCGTAAAAAAAGAGACAAAAAAAGAACTGCTGGGTAAACTTCTCAACCAGTACCGCGGTTCGGTATTGCTTTTTGCGCGGACAAAAAGAGGGGCAAACAAAATAAAACGACTGATAACGGGAATGGGATATAACGCGGCGGAGATACATTCGGACCGAACGCTCGCCCAGAGGAAAGAAGCGCTTGAAGGTTTTAAACGGGGCAAATACAGGATACTTGTCGCGACCGATATAGCGGCGAGAGGAATAGATGTTGTCGGTATAGAAACAGTGATAAACTACGATATTCCGGACGACGCCGAGAATTACGTGCACAGGATAGGGCGCACAGGGCGGGCCGGGCATGAAGGGCGCGCTATCTCGCTCGCCACCCCGGAACAGGGCAAGGAGATACGCAATATCGAGAAGATTATAAAGGCGGCCCTGCCGGTCTCGGAACATCCCGAACTTCCGGGCGAGAAATTCAGGACTCAGACAGTCTTCCAGAGCAGGAACTGGAATTCGTTAAGGAAAAGCCGCAGACGCAGGTGAGATAATACCCGTTATTTTTTTTCTGTCGTGTCCGCTATTTCCCGCTGTTTCCGGAATATTTAACGGCGAGCAGCGTTATATCGTCAGACTGC includes these proteins:
- a CDS encoding PAS domain-containing protein, which codes for MKNRPEDIVKKRTKELVMERQRLYSVLEALPAYVVLLDKDYRVPFANKIFRERFGESYGKRCYEFLFNKKEPCDECETYKVLKTNAPHRWEWNGPDGRVYDIYDYPFPEANGSTMILEMGIDITERKRAETELNKHKKHLEELVKEKTADLQEREGDLRHAQSVAHLGSWRLDVHKNELTWSEENHRIFGVKKDKTMTYETFLSAVYPDDRKYVDTKWNAAMRGEPYDIEHRIIVNGKIKWVREQAELEFDKKGKLLGGFGTTQDITARKEAAADIEKLSRFPEENPSPVLRVDKDCRVIFANNASAPLLEEWKTKIGGILPDNLSDVIKKVFIAGKIEETEIKAGEKVFNFSFAPITKQGYINLYGIDITRQKQIQKLLKESRDEMEKRVRKRTRELEEANKVLRIIKDEFERAQGVAHIGSWNLDIANNIFKWSDETYRIFGLDSGTTVNYEKFLEIVHADDREYVDRIWKDALEKKKSCDIEHRIVVNGGIKWVVAKAEIELNEEGEAVTGVGTVQDITEFRSKEESVRKLQDELTHISRVTTMGELTAALAHELNQPLMAIMSNAQAARRFLLRENPDLDEFREILSDIIEDDKRASEVINRLRALLRKSDPEFKILNINVIIREVISLLHSDLIIKGISLNSELDENIPFVKGDRIQLQQVILNLALNSCEAMKDSDVKKLCVRSMREDSKFVAVGIEDTGTGIDDKNINRLFEPFFTTKKEGMGMGLSINKTIIESHGGALRAENNIGGGASFYFTLPVLNGRDR
- a CDS encoding sigma-70 family RNA polymerase sigma factor — its product is MTEEKQLLEQAQEGNKAAFGRLVDLHKNKVLNIAYKLLDNYEAAQDVAQESFIKAYVKLGSFKKEASFMTWLYRITYNTACNHIRKNKLKTVFLNENVIASREDTAEKAELRDIINDAVERLPLKLKTVVVLRDYEELSYREISDVIKRPVGTVESRLSRARARLKEILKDYIKG
- the typA gene encoding translational GTPase TypA; this encodes MPNQKRRKDVRNVAIIAHVDHGKTTLVDALLKYTGAYEFKAGETTIMDSNPLERERGITILSKNASLQYKGVQFNLVDTPGHADFGSEVERILKMVDGVLLLVDAFEGPMPQTKFVLKKSLELHLKPILVINKLDSAHARPNEVADMTFDLFCELNASEEQLDFPIVYASGKEGYATLDLDEPKDSIKPLLETILHRVLPPIADPELPFQMLVTMLDYDSYVGRIAIGRVFHGSIRVGDPVALVKRDGTIAKSKVTKIMKYRGLVRIDANEAVAGDIILIAGIEGVEVGETLACIDNPKGLPAIKIDEPTISMNFSHNTSPFTGRDGGRFLTSRHIRERLKHEAMINVGIKVEEVAGTERLKVSGRGELHLAILIETMRREGYEMEVSKPQVILKKMGGQTLEPVEEVVIEVESEYQGVVMQALGARKAQMRSIKTTSSGTNRMEFIVASRALIGFRGEFLMMTRGNGMMYQNFLEYQTYKGDIPKRQSGVLVSQAAGDAVAYALFNLQPRGEIFINPGEKLYEGMIIGVNNKGTDIVVNAQRGKKLTNMRAAGSDDALTLITPRQMTLEFALEFIEDDELVEITPKHVRLRKMHLTEIDRKRASRGAQPR
- a CDS encoding cold-shock protein encodes the protein MVTGKVKWFSDQKGYGFITPDDGSKDCFVHHSVIRGDGFKSLSEGQAVEFEVEDGPKGPQAANVVKV
- a CDS encoding DEAD/DEAH box helicase gives rise to the protein MTKNAGTNVSFDGLGIAPKTLEALDRLKFTHPTPIQYKAIPVAINGTDIIGVAQTGTGKTLAFVIPVVQRLSRSKGKCLVLVPTRELAMQVNETFRKIAPLFGIKTTVIIGGVPIRAQLNELRNNPRVIIATPGRLVDHMKQKTIRLNDVEILILDEADRMLDMGFRPDIERILRFVPQNRQTMLFSATIPEEVVSIGTAHMKLPIHIEVAPSGTTAERIIQELFIVKKETKKELLGKLLNQYRGSVLLFARTKRGANKIKRLITGMGYNAAEIHSDRTLAQRKEALEGFKRGKYRILVATDIAARGIDVVGIETVINYDIPDDAENYVHRIGRTGRAGHEGRAISLATPEQGKEIRNIEKIIKAALPVSEHPELPGEKFRTQTVFQSRNWNSLRKSRRRR